A genomic stretch from Chitinophaga agri includes:
- a CDS encoding glycoside hydrolase family 43 protein produces the protein MIRPIVCFLLLLAAAAHGQETFRNPLLAGGPDPWCIYKDGYYYYMHTMGNRLELWKTKNIAFLKDAPHKTVWTPPASGPFSKDIWAPEIHFLKGKWYIYFAADDGDNQYHRMYALENSSPDPMEGTWVFKGKVADIDDKWAIDGSVFEHHGKLYMIWSGWEGNKNGRQDIYIAAMKNPYTIQGKRVKISTPHYAWETKGDLGDPDLKHVDVNEGPQFLKHGKRLFIVYSGSACWTDDYALGLLSADENSNLLDPASWTKKTEAVFKQSAENKVYAPGHNSFFTSPDGKEYWILYHANDHPGDGCGKKRSPRIQRFSWNENGWPVFGKPLNTDTLLQVPRS, from the coding sequence ATGATAAGACCAATTGTCTGCTTTTTACTGCTGCTGGCAGCTGCCGCACATGGTCAGGAGACCTTCCGGAATCCCCTGCTGGCAGGAGGGCCGGATCCCTGGTGTATATATAAGGATGGATACTATTATTATATGCATACAATGGGGAATCGCCTGGAACTCTGGAAAACGAAGAACATTGCTTTCCTGAAAGATGCGCCACATAAAACCGTCTGGACACCTCCGGCCAGTGGGCCATTCTCCAAAGATATCTGGGCGCCGGAAATACACTTTTTAAAGGGTAAATGGTACATCTATTTTGCTGCTGACGATGGTGATAATCAATATCACCGGATGTATGCACTGGAAAATAGCTCACCAGACCCGATGGAAGGGACCTGGGTTTTTAAGGGAAAGGTGGCAGATATAGACGATAAATGGGCCATTGACGGCAGTGTATTCGAGCATCATGGAAAGTTATATATGATATGGTCAGGATGGGAAGGGAATAAGAATGGGCGTCAGGATATTTATATCGCCGCCATGAAGAATCCATACACTATCCAGGGGAAAAGGGTAAAAATATCTACTCCCCACTATGCGTGGGAGACAAAGGGAGACCTGGGAGATCCTGATCTGAAGCATGTTGATGTCAATGAAGGACCGCAGTTTTTAAAGCATGGCAAACGACTTTTCATAGTGTACTCCGGATCTGCTTGCTGGACAGATGATTATGCATTGGGATTATTGTCAGCAGATGAAAATAGTAATTTGTTGGACCCGGCATCCTGGACAAAAAAGACAGAAGCGGTTTTTAAGCAGTCTGCGGAGAATAAAGTATACGCACCCGGACACAATTCATTTTTTACCTCACCTGACGGGAAGGAATATTGGATATTATATCACGCTAATGATCATCCCGGAGACGGGTGTGGAAAGAAACGTTCACCACGTATTCAGCGGTTTAGCTGGAACGAAAACGGCTGGCCTGTCTTCGGAAAGCCTTTAAATACAGACACTTTACTGCAAGTCCCCCGTTCCTGA
- a CDS encoding c-type cytochrome, producing the protein MFKLRMPYWACVAGIAMISCERDSKSVPVHFGYGRAATNQEIAAKAIAVRPDGTGLPAGQGTVQEGAAVYAAKCAACHGVTGVEGPFNILVAPDSANAVPFDRAPQRIRAIGNYWPYATTVFDYVRRAMPFNAPGSLSDNEVYGVTAWLLYANKLIDTATVINAKTLPGIVMPARKYYVTDSRKGGDGPYE; encoded by the coding sequence ATGTTTAAGCTACGAATGCCTTATTGGGCCTGCGTTGCGGGTATTGCTATGATCTCATGTGAACGTGACAGTAAGTCTGTACCGGTCCATTTCGGTTACGGTCGGGCTGCTACTAACCAGGAGATCGCAGCTAAAGCAATAGCTGTTCGTCCCGATGGAACGGGACTGCCAGCAGGGCAGGGAACTGTACAGGAAGGGGCTGCTGTATATGCCGCAAAATGTGCGGCCTGTCACGGTGTGACAGGTGTTGAAGGACCATTCAATATACTGGTCGCACCTGATAGTGCGAATGCTGTTCCCTTCGACCGTGCGCCGCAGCGTATCAGGGCCATCGGCAACTACTGGCCTTATGCCACTACTGTATTCGATTACGTACGTCGGGCGATGCCATTTAATGCGCCGGGCTCATTATCAGATAACGAAGTCTATGGCGTCACAGCCTGGCTGCTGTATGCCAACAAACTGATCGACACTGCCACTGTCATTAACGCGAAAACCTTACCGGGGATAGTCATGCCGGCAAGAAAATACTATGTCACAGACAGCAGAAAAGGCGGAGACGGACCATATGAATAA
- a CDS encoding response regulator transcription factor, with amino-acid sequence MRHRILLVEDEADLGNVVKQYLELMDFEVNWQQSGSDALEDFKRAPELYHILLIDVNLPGMNGFELAEHVVKINNQVPFLFLTARGEKTDRLNGLKIGADDYVIKPFDIDELVLRIRNIIKRKQPSAAPEVVKAKNVITIGNTQLFVDSLKLVTEQGDEIVLTPRECDLLVLFFHNVNRVIKREEILTKVWGSNDYFVGRSLDVFISRFRKYFQQNPGISIKNVYGIGFVFNVK; translated from the coding sequence ATGAGACACCGAATTTTATTGGTCGAAGATGAAGCAGATCTGGGTAATGTAGTAAAGCAATACCTGGAACTGATGGATTTTGAAGTAAACTGGCAGCAAAGCGGCAGCGATGCGCTGGAAGATTTTAAGAGAGCACCGGAACTATACCACATTCTCCTGATCGATGTTAACCTGCCTGGTATGAACGGCTTTGAACTGGCTGAACACGTCGTAAAGATCAATAACCAGGTACCATTCCTGTTCCTGACTGCACGTGGTGAAAAAACAGACCGTCTGAACGGATTGAAGATAGGTGCTGATGACTATGTGATTAAGCCCTTTGATATTGACGAACTGGTACTCCGTATCCGCAATATCATCAAACGTAAACAACCGTCTGCCGCACCGGAAGTGGTAAAAGCGAAGAACGTTATTACAATAGGTAATACACAGCTATTTGTAGATTCTCTTAAACTGGTAACTGAACAAGGGGATGAAATCGTACTGACACCAAGGGAATGTGACCTGCTGGTACTCTTTTTCCATAATGTCAACCGCGTTATCAAACGTGAGGAGATCCTTACCAAGGTATGGGGCTCTAATGACTACTTCGTCGGTCGTAGCCTTGATGTGTTTATCTCCAGGTTCAGGAAGTATTTCCAGCAGAACCCTGGTATCAGCATCAAGAACGTGTACGGGATAGGATTTGTATTCAATGTAAAATAA
- a CDS encoding sensor histidine kinase — protein sequence MMRKIWSLLKLPSERIYLFFRNISMKHPFKIYITTSVICFLVLALVQFILVYNTYDLLNRRFYYDKKNKINEEYTKAITNDKLFPGGQALVDSILMPQLHNLEQLYQTDTTQFKTRSQQLLNDIFHKLIIEEKADSLLHAILRRNNITDSLRYALSITKIDIMFGDRRYINIYNSRQKYALIDDSLQWSDGIRIFGNLKAPDDRSLILGLNVSTPVPYTYAMAFNLHAEPYNRREMVFRQMRLMLTMSLLSMFAIIILFFITMRNWIKQKHLSDVKTDFINNITHEFHTPLSAIMVANKNIQNEKILDNKMAIRSLSEIIDRQSHRLKLLFGQVLDLATVDKLFVQKKPHHLNMLVSEILTDFSIKFSTSNLQIDFKQADTDLVVELDNFHFTTLLLNILDNAVKYNGQPVKELVVMITEDDEHIYITIMDSGIGMSKETLKHIFEKFYRYQKDLTQNTKGLGLGLHYVKQCIDAHKWKLKVDSEVGKGSTFVIVIPQKQ from the coding sequence ATGATGAGAAAAATATGGAGTTTGCTAAAACTGCCATCCGAAAGGATATATTTGTTCTTCAGGAATATTTCCATGAAGCATCCTTTTAAGATTTATATCACTACATCTGTTATTTGCTTTCTAGTCCTGGCGCTCGTACAGTTCATCCTGGTATATAATACCTACGATCTGCTCAACCGCCGCTTCTACTATGATAAGAAAAACAAGATCAATGAGGAGTATACAAAGGCGATCACAAATGATAAACTTTTCCCGGGCGGGCAGGCACTTGTAGACTCTATACTGATGCCACAGCTGCATAATTTAGAGCAACTCTATCAAACTGATACCACGCAGTTCAAAACACGCTCACAACAATTGCTGAATGACATATTTCATAAGCTGATCATAGAAGAAAAAGCTGACAGTTTGCTGCATGCCATCCTTCGGCGGAACAATATTACGGACTCGCTTCGTTATGCGCTCAGCATTACCAAAATAGATATCATGTTCGGCGACAGGAGATATATCAATATCTATAACAGCCGTCAGAAATATGCATTGATAGATGACTCCCTGCAATGGTCAGATGGTATCCGCATATTTGGTAATCTCAAAGCGCCCGATGATCGCAGCCTGATACTAGGACTCAATGTGAGCACGCCGGTACCATATACCTATGCCATGGCCTTCAATCTTCACGCCGAGCCTTACAACCGCCGGGAGATGGTATTCCGGCAGATGCGCCTTATGCTGACAATGTCTCTTTTATCAATGTTTGCGATAATTATATTATTTTTCATCACGATGCGCAACTGGATAAAGCAGAAACATCTTTCTGATGTCAAAACTGATTTTATCAATAACATTACGCACGAATTTCATACGCCATTGTCAGCAATCATGGTGGCTAACAAGAATATCCAGAATGAAAAAATACTGGATAACAAGATGGCCATTCGTTCTTTGTCAGAAATCATTGACCGGCAGTCACACCGGCTGAAACTATTATTCGGGCAGGTACTGGATCTTGCTACTGTCGATAAATTATTCGTACAGAAAAAGCCACATCACCTGAATATGCTGGTTAGCGAGATCCTGACAGACTTCAGTATCAAGTTCTCGACATCCAACCTGCAGATAGATTTCAAGCAGGCTGATACGGATCTTGTAGTGGAACTGGATAACTTCCATTTCACCACACTACTGCTGAACATACTGGATAATGCCGTCAAATATAATGGTCAGCCAGTAAAAGAACTGGTGGTCATGATCACTGAAGACGATGAGCATATCTATATCACGATCATGGACAGCGGTATCGGGATGTCAAAAGAAACACTTAAGCATATCTTTGAGAAATTCTACAGGTATCAGAAGGACCTGACACAAAACACAAAGGGACTGGGACTTGGACTGCATTATGTGAAACAATGTATAGATGCACACAAGTGGAAACTGAAAGTAGATAGCGAAGTAGGAAAAGGAAGTACATTTGTAATCGTAATTCCTCAAAAACAATAG
- the soxC gene encoding sulfite dehydrogenase: protein MSQKMTRRRLLLGGAATAAVVMVKSSFGKMVQTGIPQAATDPTKITGPLPGPLGTRSPFEQPVRKASLTSSQTPLQDLYGIITPSDLHFERHHAGVPAIDPHTYELTIHGLVDRPTVFSLSDLKRFPAVSRICFIECSGNFRKPDREAVTPQDICGLTSQSEWTGVMLSTLFREVGVKPNASWFLAEGSDAAAMTRSIPVSKGWDDAMIVYAQNGEAIRPQQGYPARLLLPGWEGNTSIKWLRRIELSDAPFMTREETSKYTEPVKDGKIRQFSFTMDARSIITYPSYPVQLQKGWVEIRGIAWSGRGKIAGVELSTDAGKTWNAARLQEPVLDKAHTYFRYLWQWNGDTTEIMSRATDETGYTQPTLKELIAARGIGTGYHLNPITAWLVQRGGEVVYRPEKWQ from the coding sequence ATGAGCCAAAAGATGACGCGTCGTCGCCTTTTGCTCGGAGGTGCTGCCACAGCTGCTGTGGTAATGGTAAAGTCATCCTTCGGCAAAATGGTGCAGACTGGTATTCCCCAAGCTGCTACGGACCCTACCAAAATAACAGGTCCACTGCCCGGCCCACTGGGTACAAGATCTCCATTTGAACAGCCGGTCAGAAAAGCTTCCCTCACTTCTTCTCAAACGCCGCTGCAGGACCTGTACGGTATTATCACTCCGTCTGACCTTCATTTTGAACGGCATCATGCAGGCGTGCCGGCTATTGATCCCCATACCTATGAGCTGACCATACACGGTTTGGTAGACCGTCCTACTGTCTTCTCCCTCTCCGATCTCAAACGTTTTCCTGCTGTTTCAAGGATCTGTTTCATAGAATGCTCAGGTAATTTCAGAAAGCCGGATAGGGAGGCAGTTACGCCCCAGGATATCTGCGGACTCACCAGCCAAAGCGAATGGACCGGTGTTATGTTATCTACGCTCTTCCGTGAAGTGGGTGTTAAACCTAACGCTTCCTGGTTTCTCGCAGAAGGATCAGACGCGGCTGCCATGACGCGTAGCATCCCCGTTAGCAAAGGTTGGGATGACGCTATGATCGTTTATGCACAAAATGGGGAAGCCATTCGCCCACAACAGGGTTACCCGGCACGGCTGCTCCTGCCTGGCTGGGAAGGTAATACCAGTATCAAGTGGCTGCGTCGTATTGAACTGTCCGACGCACCTTTCATGACAAGAGAAGAAACATCAAAATATACGGAACCTGTAAAGGATGGAAAGATCCGTCAGTTCAGTTTTACCATGGATGCACGCTCCATCATCACCTATCCCTCTTACCCTGTACAGTTGCAGAAAGGATGGGTAGAGATCAGAGGCATCGCCTGGAGTGGACGCGGAAAAATAGCGGGAGTGGAATTAAGCACCGATGCTGGCAAAACCTGGAATGCCGCGCGCTTACAGGAGCCTGTACTCGATAAGGCACATACTTATTTCAGATACCTATGGCAATGGAATGGCGATACAACCGAGATCATGAGCCGCGCCACTGACGAAACAGGCTACACACAACCTACATTGAAAGAACTGATCGCTGCCCGTGGCATTGGTACAGGATATCATCTGAACCCCATTACCGCATGGCTGGTACAACGGGGCGGAGAAGTTGTATACAGACCGGAAAAATGGCAATAG
- a CDS encoding DUF3823 domain-containing protein has product MKKIVAYILLTLTAFSCKKDNYDPPSSTFSGRITYQGVPINVSSKDVTFELWEPGWGKNGAITVNIKEDGSYAALLFDGNYKLIIPPSQGPFRSITNEETKNDTMLLTISGSRTMDIEVMPYYMVRDAKLELSGTNVVNGSFRLEKIITDAHERSVETVFLYLNQTQFVDGTNYLARTAVAGADIDPSNVQLSVNVPDVRSGNGASGDQDYVFARIGVKIAGVEDLLFSEVQQINLK; this is encoded by the coding sequence ATGAAAAAAATAGTCGCATATATATTATTGACGCTGACAGCGTTCTCCTGTAAGAAGGATAACTACGATCCGCCATCCTCGACATTTTCCGGCCGTATCACCTACCAGGGCGTGCCGATCAATGTCAGTTCAAAAGATGTAACTTTCGAATTATGGGAGCCGGGCTGGGGCAAGAACGGGGCAATTACCGTGAATATAAAGGAAGATGGCTCCTATGCAGCGTTACTGTTTGATGGTAATTATAAACTGATCATCCCTCCTTCTCAGGGACCATTCAGGTCTATCACCAACGAAGAGACGAAAAATGATACTATGTTGCTGACCATCAGTGGGAGCAGGACTATGGACATCGAAGTGATGCCCTACTACATGGTTAGAGATGCCAAGCTGGAGCTGAGTGGCACGAACGTGGTAAATGGCAGTTTCCGCCTGGAAAAGATCATTACCGATGCGCATGAAAGAAGTGTAGAGACTGTATTCCTGTACCTGAATCAGACGCAGTTTGTGGATGGTACAAACTATCTGGCCCGTACAGCTGTCGCCGGAGCGGACATTGATCCATCGAATGTACAGCTGAGTGTGAATGTGCCGGATGTTCGTTCTGGTAACGGTGCTTCAGGAGATCAGGACTATGTGTTTGCCCGTATTGGTGTAAAGATCGCCGGTGTGGAGGACCTGTTGTTTTCAGAAGTACAGCAGATTAACCTGAAATAG